The sequence CAGGAGGCCGTGTTCGCCGCTGCGGCCCCCCACCGCGCGGCGGCTGAAGTCGGCGGGGAAGGTCAGCGCGAAATACACCTGCCCCGCCCGCACGGCGGCCTGCGCCTGCGCCTCGGTGCGGTAGGAGACGAGCCTCACGGGCGGGTCCTCCCGCAGCCCGGCGAGTGTCTGCGCCCCCACGTTGACCGGGCGGCCCTCCCGCGTCGTTCCCCGGTCGAGGTTCACGACGCCGACGGGCAGGTCCCCCAGGTGCCCGTACGGGTCCCACACGCTGCTCAGGTACACGGTCGAGTACAGCAGCGGCACGGCGGTGACCACCAGCGTCCCCAGCCACATCAGCGGGTGTCGCCACAGGCCCCGCTCGGCGGGCGTGAGCGCGCGCAGGTCACCCCGCAGCGAGCGGCGCGGTCCGGCCCCCTGCGGCCGACGTTCGGGAACGGAGGACTCTTCGGTCATGGGCCCAGTCTCCGCCCCTTCTGACAAGTTGTCAAGTGACAGAACGTCGGAAACGTGTATGCTGAGGGTATGATCGGTCCTCCCAAGCGTCTCGCGTCCCCGGATCGCCGGGCACAGATTCTGGACGCCGCCGAGGCCCTGTTCATCGAGCGGGGCTTCGAGGGCGTGACCATGCCCGACCTCGCCGGGCGGCTGGGCACGTCGCGGCCCACGATCTACACCTACTTCACCTCGACGGAGGCGATGCTCGCGGCCGTCCTCGAACGGCGGCTGGGGGCCCTGTGGGAGCACATCGCGCCGCTGCTGCCGCAGCTCGCCACGGGCGGGGCCGAGCAGTTCTCGCTCCTGACCCGCGAGCTGCTGCGCGAGCGCGAACTGCTGCTGCTGCTGCACAGCGGCGGCGGCCCGACCTTCCAGGCCCACCGCCGCGCCTTCCTCTACGGGCTGGAGACGCGGCTGGAGGCCCACCGCCCCGCCCCGCCGGAGAGACACCCCCACCTCCTGCGCCTCGTGATCCTGACGCTGGAGGCGACCGCCCTGGCCGCCCTGCACGGCGACCTGCCGGGAGAGGGCGAGCTGCCGGAGACCCTCGGGGCCTTCGTGCGCGGGGGGATGGACCGCGTGCTGGGGCGCGGCGAGGGGAATGGCGAGGGGAATTAGGCCGGGTCGGCGCCGAGGAAGGAGCTGGTCGTGTGGCTGATTCCCCGAAAACGCGCGGGATCATGGTGGGACGCCCCACGTGAGGCGAGCAGGGTGATGGTGCAGACCTCGCCCCCCTCCTTGATCTCCTCCATCGCCAGTTCTTCGAGCAGGGCGCTCATCGCTCGAACCAGCCGCCGATACCGCTCCGGCGTCAGGCGCAGGGTCAGGGCTTCGAGGTGGGGCGGGTAATCTTCCTCGGCGGGCCCGGAGGGGTGTGGGAGGGGCGAGGCGGGCCGCTGTGGATCGACGAACCCCACGGTTTCCTCCTCGTCCTCCCGCACCCGGCTCCATGACTGCTCGTATGCCCTCAGGAAAGTATCGGCGAACGCCTGCACGTCCCCTGCTCGGCCTTCCCCCTCCAGCGGGGGCAACAACTTCATAGGGAAACGGAACTCCCGCGCCGCGAGCTGCAAGAAGACCTTGCCGCTCTCACGCCGCACCTCTCGCAGCAGACCCAGCTCCATCAGCCGCCGCGTGTGGTGGTGGACGAGGTTCGCGGGCTGTCCCAGCGACACCGCCACATCGCTCGGCGAGGCGGGCGAGAGGAAGCGGCCCAGCAGTTCTATATCTTCCCTGAGCGCGCGGGCCTGGGCGGGGTCGGAGACGCGCAGCAGGTCCTGTTGTTCGCCTGTCATGCCCGCAGGATGACGGGACGGGTTTCAGTCGGCGAGGGTGGAGGCTGAAAGGAAAACTTTTTTACCCATTTAGCTCCTTCCCTATGGTCCGGTCAGAATGGAAAAATGGGAGACGTTGCCCATCACGTCGAGTTCGAGGTCGTCGCCGTCGCGGCTGTAACTCCACGGCGGTTCCACGAAAGTTGTCCAGAGCTTGCGCCCAGCCGTCGTCCACGCAGCGAGTTCGAGCTCGGCAGACATGAGAACGACGCCACCGATCCGATCCCACGCGAGGAAGCCGTGCTCTGTGAAGTCCTCCCACAGTCGCGTCGGTTCGTTCAGGTCATAGGCGAGAAGACGTGTCCCGGCACCGAGGAACAGTAGGCCCGTCTCGGGAACAATCAGCACGCCCGGCCCGAAGATACCCCCGTGCGACTCAAAGCGTTGCACGACAACAAGCTCAGCCGGCTTGCTCTTGCCAACACCGACGCATAGCAATTGGTCGTCTTGGTAGGTTGGAGCTTCCAAGTCCCCGAACGCTTCCAGCACACCACCGGCGAGGAGCAGAAGATGGGCGAAGGGCTGGTCTCCCTGTCTCACCTCCAGCGTCCACTCCCCGACCTGTACTCGCATTTCTTTACGACAGCTCCGCCTTCAGCCACCCCGCCGCCCGGTCGATCAGCTCGGCGGCGGCGGGCGAGAAGGCCGTCATGTTGGCGAAGCCGTGGATCATGCCGGGGCCGGGCTGGTGTTCGGCGCGCACGCCCGCCTCCCGCAGCGCCCCGACGTAGGCGATCCCCTCGTCGCGCAGGGGGTCGAACTCGGCGGTCAGGACGAGGGCAGGCGGCAGGTCGTGGAGCTGGGCGGCGTGCAGGGGGCTGACGTGCGGGTGCGCGGCGTGCGCGGGGTCGGCGAGGTACATCTGGCCGAAGAAGGCCATGCGCTCCTCGGTCAGGAAGTAGCCCTCGGCGTTCTCGCGGCGGCTGGGGTAACGGTCCACGTTGACGAAATCGGCGGCCGGGTAGATCAGGAGTTGCGCTCGGACGGCGGGTCCGTCCTCGTCCCGCGCCCGCTGGGTGCAGGCGATACACAGGCTCGCGCCCGCGCTGTCCCCCGCCACCGCGAGCCGGGTGGAGTCGGTCCCAAGTTCCTGCCCGTGTTCGGCAGCCCACACCAGGGCGGCGTAGGCGTCGTCCACCCCGGCGGGGAAGCGGTGCTCGGGCGCGAGGCGGTACTCGACGCTCAGGACGGCGGTGTCCCCCTCCGCGCACAGCTCGCGGCACACGTGGTCGTGCGTCTCGATGGAGTACGCGACGAAGCCGCCCCCGTGGAAGAACACGGTCAGCGGGTGCGGCCCCTGCCCCAGCGGCGTGTACAGCCGGGCGGGCAGTTCGGAGGCCGGGCCGGGGAGGGTCAGGTCGCGCGTCCCGGCGATGGTCACGTCCCGTTTGGGCGAGCGGGCCGCGTTGGCGATCACGGCGGCGCGCATCTCCTCCAGGCCGTTCGGCTGGGGGGCGGCGGCGAGCTGGAGCAGGACTTCTTGCAGGTGGGGATCGAGGGGCATGGGGCTTCCTTTCGCGGCGCGGCTCAGCGCCAGGAGGTGAGGTCGGGGCCGAGGTGCGCGGTCTCGTTGAAGGCGTCGAGGCTGGCGCGCCCGCCGCCGTAGGTGACGCGGGTCAGGCTGCCGTTCCGGACCCGCCAGTTCAGCGTCAGGGCCGAGTCGTCGGGGGCGCGCAGGACGGCGGCGACGGTGACGCCGATCACGCCGCCCGAGGAGAAGGCGAGGACGGTGCGCCCGGAGGGCCCGGCGAGCCGCTCGCGCAGGAAAGCGTGCACGCGGGCGCGGAAGGCGGCCCAGGTCTCCACGTCCCCGTGCGCCACCTCGCCTCGCAGGTACGCCTCGGCGAGCGGTTCGAGCATCCGCTGGAAGTGGCGGTTACGCTCCGGCCCCAGGCGACCCTCCTCCGAGGCGCGCAGCAGGGCGTCGAACTTCGGGTCACGGGCAGCGAGCAGCGGGGCGAGGGTGCGAATCAGGCCGTCGCCGTCGTACTCGGCGAGACGGGGGTCCACCACGGGCTCGGGCCAGTCTCCCCCCGCCCCCTCGGCCGCCAGCCGGGCGCTCTCCCGCTGCCGGACGAGGGAGCCGCAGAACACGTCGCTGGGCTCCACCCCCGACTCGGCGAGGAAGGTGCCCACCGCGCGGGCCTGCTCCTCCCCCAAGCGGGAGAGGCGGTCGGTGTCGGCCTCGAAGGGGGTGGCCTGCCCGTGCCGGACGAGGATGAGGGTGCTCAAGCGGCGGCACCGGGTGGGCGAGAAGGCATGGACCGGGTTGTGGGGTGGGGCACGTCCGGCAGGCTAGCGCAGCGGGGAGGCCCGCAGAATCGAGCGGTCCTTGAGAAAAGGACGGGGCCGCCTTGCGGGGGCGAGGGGGACGGGGCCCGCCGCGCTGGACGGCCACCGTGACCCACGGCAGGGCTTACCCTGGGGGAAGCCGCGCCCTCGCCCACCCCTCCCGGCCCCGCCCGGGGAAACGGAGCCCCCGATGATGCACCCCGCCCTCCTCACCGCCGCCCTGCTGACCCTCCTCCTCGCCGTGCTGACGCTGGGCATGATCCTGGGCGTCAACCTGGGGAGCCACGGGCGCCCCTACGTCCCGGCGGGGGCCCTGCGGCGGGCCGAGCCGGGCCGCCGTACCCTCGGGCGGCTGCGGGTGGCCCTCTACGTCCTGTTGCTGGGCACCGGGGGGCTGCTGTGGCTGGCATGGCTGTGGCGGGTCCTCCCAGCCGTGCAGGGTATCCGGCTGGCCTGAGCCGGGCCGAGGTGGGGAGACAAGCTTCAGGGAGCGGGCGCGACCACGACGGTCGTGGAGGCGAACGAGGACGGCCACACGGAGAGGCCGGTGCTGCCCTGCGCCACGGCGGTGACGGTGTACTGGCCGACGGGCGGGTTTTGCCACTCGATCCGGAAGGGGGCCCCCGTGGCCTCCCCGATCTTGAAGGCCCGACTCGACGGGTAGGAGCGCGACGCGTTCGGTCGGCGCCGAGGCCGTCACGGAGAGCGGCAAGGCCTGACCGGCGGTCGCCCCTGGACCGGGCCGGGGGTCGAACGTCACGGTCGGCGGGGTCTCGCCGGGCCGGGCCACCCGCCAGAGTTCGAGGCCGGAAAAGCTCGCCGTGGCGGCGCCGAGGCTCGCCACGTCCAGCGCACCGTCCTCCACGGTGAGGCGGAAGGGCCCCAGCCGGTCCCAGCGGCCTGCCTCGCCGGGGTCGAAGCGCGCGACGCGGCGGCCCTCCATCTCGATGTCGTAGGGCGCCGCGTCCTCGGCCCGGACCCACAGGTACACGTCGTAGGGGGCGCTCGGGACGGGCACGCTCACCTCCAGCCCCCCCGGGCGCGAGAGGGCGCTGCGGATCAGGTCCTCGCGCTCCGGGCTCAGGACGCGGGGCACTGGGGCCACCCCCGGGGCGAGGGGGAGCGGCGTGCCGTTGGTCCTGACGTCCCCCGCCCCGCCCGCCTCATAGAAGACCGCGTTCGGGCAGGAGGAGCAGACGAAGTTGTCCTGCGCCGTGGCCGGGCCGCCGAGGTTGATCGCCCGCAGGGGCAGCAGGCTCCCGCCGCTGTAGTCGCGCGAGCGCAGCGCGGCCCGCTCGGGCGCCGAGGTCGTGGCGGCCCCCCGGTCGTCGACGGCGCGGGCGAAGGAGGCGTCCACCTCCTCGCCCTGGATCGAGGAGTCGCGCTCCTGGGTGTCCACGAAGCGGTAGGGGGCCGTGTCGTCCTCCCCAATCTTGGTCCCGTTGATGAAGAACTCCACCCGGCTCACCCGGCCGTCCGGGTCCGAGGCGTCGGCCTCCAGGGTCACGTGGTGGTTGCTTTCAAAGGTCGGCAGGGACCCCGGGGCCCCCACATGGTCCGGGGACTTCCCGGCCACCCCACCCCTGGCTCCCCCATCGTTCTGTGCGGCCCGGCTCTGGACCGGACGCCTCCCGACCGGGTTCTCCGCGCCAAACGTGCTCATCCTACAGAAGATGAGAGGGAGTTCATAGTCTGGCTGGGACACGGAAGAGAGGCACCGCCCCTACTCCCGCGTCCCCTCGATCCGCCGCCACGCCTCCCCGATCAGCCACTGGGCCTGCCCACCCAGCGGCGCGAAGCGGGCGTCCCGCGTCTGCCCCGTGCGGTAACGGGCGTAAATCTGCCCCACGATCACGGCGAGCTTGAAATGCCCCAGCACCTCGTACCACGCGACGCGTCCCACGTCCCGCCCACTCTGCCCGGCGTAGCGGCCCAGGAACTCCTCGCGGGTGAAGTACCCTTGCGCGCTCGCCACCGCCCCCACCCGGTTGGGCTCGCGGCCGGGCATCTCCGGCATCGTCCAGTAGGTGAGGGTCAGGCCCAGGTCCACCAGCGGGTCACCCACGGTCGTCATCTCCCAGTCGAGGAGGGCGACCACCCGCGAGGGGTCGCCTGGGTCGAGCATCAGGTTGTCGAGCTTGAAGTCGTTGTGGACGAGGGTGTGGGCCGTCTCGGGGGGCGTGTGCGCGGTCAGCCACGCGATCACGTCCTCGTCGTGCAGTTCGTCCACCGGGGGCATGTCGTCGGTGCGGGCGCGGCGCCACCTTCCCGCCCAGCCCTCGACCTGCCGCCCGTTGAAGCCCTCCGGCTTGCCCAGCCCCCGCAACCCCGCCGCGTCGATGTCCACCGCGTGCAGGTCGGCGAGGGTGTCCGCCAGCGCCTGCGAGAGCTTCCGGGGGGCGTCGGGCACAGAGGCGTATTCAGAGGGCAGCCGCGTCCTCACCACCGTCCCGCGCCGCCGCTCCATCAGGTAGAAGGGGGCACCGAGCACGCCCGCGTCCTCGACGAGCAGGATGGGCTTCGGCGCGACGGGCAGGACCGGGTGAACGCGTTCCAGCAGCCGGAACTCGCGCGGCATGTCGTGGGCCTTCGCCGCCACCGGGCCGAGGGGCGCGCGGCGCAGCACGTACTCCTGATCACCCAGCCGGACGAGGTAGGTCAGGTTGGAAAAGCCGCCGGGGAACTGCTCGACGGCGAGAGCGTCCAGATCCCCTTCCACCTGGCCGCGCAGGGCCTCCCGCAGCGGGCCTTCAGGCAACTCCTCGCCGGGGCGGACGGGGGCGGTGTCGGGGCGGGTCACTGCGGCCTCTCCCCCGCCCCGAACGCCGAACCGCCGTGCGCGGCCAGCAGCGCCATCGCCTTCTCGCGCAACCTTCGCATCTTGCCGATCCAGCCGTCGTAATCGGCGGCCTTGTTCTGGAAGGACTGGAGGGTCGTGGGATGCGTCGTGATCAGGAAGCCGTCCCGGCGCAGCACTTCCAGCGTCTTCTCGACGAGTTCGTCTGTCGTGATCGCCGTCTGCTGGAGGATGGGTGCATTCTGGATCATGGGGGTCCAGACGCCCTCCGGGCACAGGCAACTGACCTTGATGCCCCGGTCCCCGTAGGTGATCGCCAGCCACTCGGCAAAGGCGAGTGCGGCGTGCTTGGTCACCGCGTAGGGGGCGGAGTGCAGTTCGGTCAGGAGTCCCGCCGCCGACGCCGTGTTCAGCAGGTGGCCCTCGCCGCGTTTGAGCATGTGCGGCAGGACGTGGCGGGCGGCCCAGACGTGGCTCATCACGTTGACCTTGTGGATGAGGTCCCACTGCCTGTCGGGCGTCTCCGGCCCCGCGCCGATGGCGATTCCGGCGTTCGAGCAGAAGAGGTCG is a genomic window of Deinococcus aestuarii containing:
- a CDS encoding TetR/AcrR family transcriptional regulator — encoded protein: MIGPPKRLASPDRRAQILDAAEALFIERGFEGVTMPDLAGRLGTSRPTIYTYFTSTEAMLAAVLERRLGALWEHIAPLLPQLATGGAEQFSLLTRELLRERELLLLLHSGGGPTFQAHRRAFLYGLETRLEAHRPAPPERHPHLLRLVILTLEATALAALHGDLPGEGELPETLGAFVRGGMDRVLGRGEGNGEGN
- a CDS encoding alpha/beta hydrolase — its product is MPLDPHLQEVLLQLAAAPQPNGLEEMRAAVIANAARSPKRDVTIAGTRDLTLPGPASELPARLYTPLGQGPHPLTVFFHGGGFVAYSIETHDHVCRELCAEGDTAVLSVEYRLAPEHRFPAGVDDAYAALVWAAEHGQELGTDSTRLAVAGDSAGASLCIACTQRARDEDGPAVRAQLLIYPAADFVNVDRYPSRRENAEGYFLTEERMAFFGQMYLADPAHAAHPHVSPLHAAQLHDLPPALVLTAEFDPLRDEGIAYVGALREAGVRAEHQPGPGMIHGFANMTAFSPAAAELIDRAAGWLKAELS
- a CDS encoding histidine phosphatase family protein, yielding MSTLILVRHGQATPFEADTDRLSRLGEEQARAVGTFLAESGVEPSDVFCGSLVRQRESARLAAEGAGGDWPEPVVDPRLAEYDGDGLIRTLAPLLAARDPKFDALLRASEEGRLGPERNRHFQRMLEPLAEAYLRGEVAHGDVETWAAFRARVHAFLRERLAGPSGRTVLAFSSGGVIGVTVAAVLRAPDDSALTLNWRVRNGSLTRVTYGGGRASLDAFNETAHLGPDLTSWR
- a CDS encoding Ig-like domain-containing protein, translated to MSTFGAENPVGRRPVQSRAAQNDGGARGGVAGKSPDHVGAPGSLPTFESNHHVTLEADASDPDGRVSRVEFFINGTKIGEDDTAPYRFVDTQERDSSIQGEEVDASFARAVDDRGAATTSAPERAALRSRDYSGGSLLPLRAINLGGPATAQDNFVCSSCPNAVFYEAGGAGDVRTNGTPLPLAPGVAPVPRVLSPEREDLIRSALSRPGGLEVSVPVPSAPYDVYLWVRAEDAAPYDIEMEGRRVARFDPGEAGRWDRLGPFRLTVEDGALDVASLGAATASFSGLELWRVARPGETPPTVTFDPRPGPGATAGQALPLSVTASAPTERVALLPVESGLQDRGGHGGPLPDRVAKPARRPVHRHRRGAGQHRPLRVAVLVRLHDRRGRARSLKLVSPPRPGSGQPDTLHGWEDPPQPCQPQQPPGAQQQDVEGHPQPPEGTAARLGPPQGPRRDVGAPVAPQVDAQDHAQRQHGEEEGQQGGGEEGGVHHRGLRFPGRGREGWARARLPPG
- a CDS encoding phosphotransferase family protein, with amino-acid sequence MTRPDTAPVRPGEELPEGPLREALRGQVEGDLDALAVEQFPGGFSNLTYLVRLGDQEYVLRRAPLGPVAAKAHDMPREFRLLERVHPVLPVAPKPILLVEDAGVLGAPFYLMERRRGTVVRTRLPSEYASVPDAPRKLSQALADTLADLHAVDIDAAGLRGLGKPEGFNGRQVEGWAGRWRRARTDDMPPVDELHDEDVIAWLTAHTPPETAHTLVHNDFKLDNLMLDPGDPSRVVALLDWEMTTVGDPLVDLGLTLTYWTMPEMPGREPNRVGAVASAQGYFTREEFLGRYAGQSGRDVGRVAWYEVLGHFKLAVIVGQIYARYRTGQTRDARFAPLGGQAQWLIGEAWRRIEGTRE
- a CDS encoding SDR family NAD(P)-dependent oxidoreductase; this encodes MEFQNKVIVVTGSASGIGLALATRFAREGATVIASDLNAEVGAQKASEIGARFVPANVAKEEDIQALIDDVLSQEGRIDLFCSNAGIAIGAGPETPDRQWDLIHKVNVMSHVWAARHVLPHMLKRGEGHLLNTASAAGLLTELHSAPYAVTKHAALAFAEWLAITYGDRGIKVSCLCPEGVWTPMIQNAPILQQTAITTDELVEKTLEVLRRDGFLITTHPTTLQSFQNKAADYDGWIGKMRRLREKAMALLAAHGGSAFGAGERPQ